From the genome of Helicobacter pylori, one region includes:
- the cfaS gene encoding cyclopropane fatty acid synthase: MISKFLLKSMFKQWKNGDYQVVFWDNSVYRNGEHSPKFTLKIHRPLKFSDIKKDMSLTIAEAYMDGVIDIEGSMDEVMHSLYLQTNYEYLHKHDGAKAIQKPIKESSNISKHYDLGNDFYSIWLDETLSYSCAYFKKDDDTLHAAQLQKLDHTLKKLHLKQGEKLLDIGCGWGYLSIKAAQEYGAQVMGITISSEQYKQANKRVQELGLENKVTIKLLNYQDLDGRLYRFDKVVSVGMFEHVGKDNLPFYFKKVKEVLKTGGMFLLHSILCCFEGKTNAWVDKYIFPGGYLPSLREVMSVMSECDFHLLMAESLRIHYAKTLDIWRDNFNCNLDQVKRLGYDERFIRMWDLYLRTCASAFRVGSADLFQLLLTNSVDNTFPLTKEYIYQ, translated from the coding sequence ATGATTTCAAAATTTTTGCTCAAAAGCATGTTCAAGCAGTGGAAAAACGGCGATTATCAGGTCGTTTTTTGGGATAATAGCGTTTATAGGAATGGCGAACATTCGCCTAAATTCACCCTTAAGATCCATCGCCCCCTAAAATTTAGCGATATTAAAAAAGACATGTCTTTGACGATTGCTGAGGCTTATATGGACGGCGTGATTGATATTGAAGGCTCTATGGATGAGGTGATGCACTCTTTGTATTTGCAAACCAATTACGAGTATTTGCACAAACATGATGGCGCTAAAGCTATCCAAAAACCGATCAAAGAAAGCTCCAACATTTCTAAACACTACGATCTAGGGAATGACTTTTATTCTATCTGGCTGGATGAAACCTTAAGCTATTCATGCGCTTATTTCAAAAAAGACGATGACACTCTCCATGCCGCCCAACTCCAAAAATTAGATCACACTTTAAAAAAGCTCCATTTAAAACAAGGCGAAAAACTGCTGGATATAGGCTGTGGCTGGGGCTATCTCTCTATAAAAGCTGCGCAAGAATACGGGGCGCAAGTGATGGGGATCACCATTTCTAGCGAGCAATACAAACAAGCTAACAAACGAGTCCAAGAGCTAGGGTTAGAGAATAAAGTAACGATCAAGTTATTGAATTACCAGGATTTAGACGGGCGGTTATACCGCTTTGATAAGGTGGTGAGCGTGGGCATGTTTGAGCATGTGGGTAAGGATAATTTACCCTTTTATTTCAAAAAAGTTAAAGAAGTGTTAAAAACGGGTGGGATGTTTTTGCTCCACTCCATTTTATGCTGTTTTGAAGGCAAGACTAACGCATGGGTGGATAAATACATCTTTCCAGGCGGCTACTTGCCCTCTTTAAGAGAAGTGATGAGCGTGATGAGCGAATGCGACTTCCACTTGCTCATGGCTGAAAGCTTACGCATCCATTACGCTAAGACTTTAGACATTTGGCGAGACAACTTCAATTGCAATCTAGACCAAGTGAAAAGACTCGGCTATGATGAACGCTTTATCCGCATGTGGGATCTGTATTTAAGGACTTGCGCATCCGCCTTTAGGGTAGGGAGTGCGGATTTATTCCAATTGCTTTTAACCAACAGCGTGGATAACACTTTCCCCTTAACCAAAGAATACATCTACCAATAA